TCGTTGTGGCCGAcatactttttttcttaattattatcttcatcattaattatatacttatacTTATACCAGATTCACCCCGTCTTCCAAGTTTAgggctttttttaaaaaatggtataatttttaattaattactaaaatgggtagatttaaaaaaaatacaaaaatggaTAAGTCATCTTTGAAAGACggttttatataaataactaatacaTTGTTGGGAAAAATAAGGGTATCGTTGGGAAAAATTAACATTGCTctcttcattttataaaataacaaaaactttgaaataaaatattaactctCAAAGTAGCATATAGTTTGAAATAGAGGGAATATTATTGAATATGTGCATGGAGAAGTAAGTATatcaaaattaagttatttattgCTTAACTTTCATGAGGGTATTAGTAGCAAGTTTGaaggtttttttattatttaaaaaatgtattagatgagtttaatttatattaatattaagtttatatttttaatataaaaaattattaaaaaatatattcttatattTCAGATCCTTTAAATATAGTCGCTTGTATGTGTTTTggtaaaatgattattttgatcCAACCCACGATCGACCTCCGTTTTCACGTGTAGTTGGTATCAATATATTGACAAAATAAAGACCAcacatgtatatttaattttcccACTTGCTTCATAAGGTCTAAGGATGAAGTGCTTTTCTCTCTGCCGACTTGTATGCTAAAGGATGAAAAATGAAATGTATTTTTCTCATGCAAAACGTGCTTACTATTGACTACTCTATGTATTAAATATTAGTCAATACAGTTGATATGAGacctaaaaatacatttattggATGACAAAGATGTTCCTTTTAACAAGTAATCTTAAAATTTCTGGACAACAGCACGTTTGGATTGTGAGACGGGAAACTGATGTTGTGAACCCGGAGAATTGGAGATAGCCTGAACTGCTGAAcctaataatattttgttcaaatagttttaaattattataaaaattgaacgTGTGGTTtgttactttatatatatatttgatatatcCTCACATAAGTGAATCAGTATATAAGctaatgtgaaaaaaaatatcaaacaaattataaactataaaaattaaaattaattgtactTAAAGCACAGAGCTCGACCGAGTAGAAATAGATAACTATATATGTTTTATGACAAGTCAAATTTGTCTATGTAGCCAACTATAAATTTATTCCTACAGACAAGTCTAATTCTTTTAGAGAAATGGTAATTgtacaacaaaatatataacaaaaaaaggaaaatttaagATGTAATGGTAATTGTACAACAAAGTATAtaacaaaaagaggaaaatttaagatgtaatagataaaaaaatgacttataGATTGTTGTATGCATAttacttctcatttttttaataatgtttaatATGAGTCAAGTCTAATTTGTTCacttaaaaacttattttataatatgataggtaaataagatataaatttattttttaataaatttagaattaaatatgtttttaatctttttttttgtttataatttcacaCTTTGTGATagattttaacaattaattttttttaatttatttttaaaaaaatgttgacaaTTTTAAACtgtcaaaatattttacttgtataattttgtgactGTTTTTTACAATGAATGTgaaattgttataattttttacatatttggGTAGTTTTAAAgtatttcaaatcattttaaagacattaaattaaaaaaaaaacatttctaatggtgtaaaactataaattaaaacattgaTAACACAAAGAATAAGAgatattaaaagtaatttttcaaaaatttaagaaatgataaaaacaattttttttaaagactaaaaaaataattaccaaaatttgaaattttttagtcATAAAGGTAATGATAATTCATTCACTTCAATTTTAACATTCATTGTTTCTGAATTATGTTATTTAACCTCTAGTAGTAATGGCTTCAACAGGATCACTTGGAAAGCAATGAGGGTGATCCTGAGTTACTTGTCTTTATTCCGTAAGTTGCCATGTCTGACTCACAGTCTCACACACCTTTTCTGCTTAACTGATTTTTCTCTAGTCTTAATctgatataatattaaatgttgatttattattttaaattttagtcttattttttaaaatattttttaaatttgaaacaaatatattttcggtctttttctttaaaaataaaaacaaaaatcactcAATTTAAGTATCACTTATTCTCAATCTCattctcagttttttttttctaaaaaagagaagaaaaaatcgTGCCAGATTTTTTTCTCACGCCAAATTTGACACTTGCACAAGTAACCGTTTATCCTCGATCATCTTTAATATGAGTTCTTAAGCTCAACAATTTCTATCCATCACTATTcttatttaagaatttttcaTGCTGAAAGTTGCATTCTAGGAGAAGAACTCTTAAGAATTTCAtatctttttcaaaaaatattaatttttaatatcaagtaaaatccaaaaattcaaattagattctagaatataacaaaaattattatattctatGTGGAATCATAAGATCCAAAAAAATTGTCTAAGAACCTAAAATAAGTTCTTCTTCTAATGATGCTTAAACTGTTTTTAAGAAACCTGTTTTAAGTACAACCTCTGAATCTTTTTTTGTATCATTCATGTCTTTGCAAAGAAATTATCAACACGACAATAGATTCTATTATTATTCTAGCTAGAATGATgccacttttaaaaaaattaagtaataacattttgttttaatgttaataaaattgtcttttaATTTCCATAACCCTAAACACttacaaaattgaatttttgaattCGTCTATGTACATAATATGtgttagaaaaatagaaaagaatggTGTTGTCCTGTATTGTCCTAACAGTAAATTTTAGTAGATCTCCGCGGTGCAATATGATATCCAACTCTGTTCCATATATAGTTAACACATGCAACAAATTAACAACTGAATTTGTGCACTCAAGGCTAGAATATGTTACGGAGCCTCACAATCAATTGTCCAAGAATAATAATAGAAAggaataataatagaaaaataaaacaagaaaataaaattagattgCTCTGCGTATTCAAATGTTATGCTgccattttttaattgtaatttttttttcatttctaaaaGTTTGTGATTTTAATCTAGACACTTTATcctctatttaaaaaaatgtagtttAAGTTCTTATGTCTCATTTTATCCTCTGTGGGCTCTTTCGGTAATAGAACTGGGCCTGAATACAAAACTTTCGGCAGTGTTGTTAGGTGCACTCAGCATTTTTTtagaatgttgggtgcaccagtaataatgctgggtgcacctagcaacactcaacTTTCGGGCACACTGCTAAGCGCATCCAATGAAATGAGGTTTCATACGGATTAGCTGAAATGTGTATCAGTAACTTATGACTTTTAGGTTATTAGTATAGTGTTTTAACCAATTGAGCCAATagatcaattatattataaaataaataatgttgttatgCATAACACTAAactttctaatgtatatttaatgcgcatgtaaatttaaatattaaattttgtgacaactaattttaatataactcatacaaattattcaatccgtatattttttataaataaaaaatatttactattaaaaattttaatatattaataaattaaaaaaatatatttttgaaaaaaaaataaaaaagatacttACGAATTACGTGATCCATATGAGtcatatgaattatataatcCATACAAGTGATACGGATTATGTAATAAGTTAATTCTTATGACTCATATGTATGTAATGTATCAGTACACATGTCCTTTTCGAAATTGCAAAATTGCTGGGCTTCGTTGGGTGCGCGTTGCAGTGCCCAACTTTCGGTTGGGCCTAGCCTAAAGGCAAAGCCCGATAACTGGATGCATGTAGCGTAGCGTAGTACACATGTCCTTTTCTCCTTGCGCACCGTCGTTTTTGTACGTATCAATACGGTTGTCGTTTCTAAAGAAACGAACGGAACAGGGCAAGTGtcgtttttaaactttaaagacGCGTGTTGGTATGTTAAACCAAAtcgaagagaaaagaaaagaatcgAGTGATTTTCGTTTGCGTTGTTGTTGCGACTGAGTGAGTGAAGATGGCGTGCTTGCACGACCACAGTTGCGAAGACCATGACTGTTCCTCTAACTGGTCTCTCTACAAACACATCGACCTCTCCaaggtttctctctctctctctcacacatcATTTTCACATCAATTGGTACCAAAATGAGGTTTAGAAGCAATTCGCACTTTGGATAGGTTTAATTGCATCGTGGTTGAATTTGAGCATGCTTCTCTGAGTTTGATTACTTATCAAATGCAGTTTCTGTATTCTATagagtttttaattaaataaaaaggagaaaaaatgaGATCACAGTTTGATAATCTTGGTCAGGTAACTGCTTTGAATGAGGCAAATCCAGGAAGTGTTAAGTCAGTTTTCAAAGCTTGGGAAGAGCGTCTGGATTCTTCTGGGGTAATAATAATTCATTCACTTCAATTTTAACATTCATTGTTTCTGAATTATGTTATTTAACCTCTAGTAGTAATGGCTTCAACAGGTTCACTTGGAAAGCAATGAGGGTGATCCTGAGTTACTTGTCTTCATTCCGTAAGTTGCCATGTCTGACTCACAGTCTCACACACCTTTTCTGCTTAACTGATTTTTCTCTAGTCTTAATctgatataatattaaatgtgtTCTTAATCTTTTCTCTAGTCTCACACACCATTAGTTTTGTTAGAAATGTCAGCAggggattcgaacccatgacctcTCCCCCCTCCCTTCACCCTTCACTAGCCACTGGGGGAACCTTATATCTCATCTACTTAATCTATTTTAATCAGCTGTTTTCCTTTGTTACCGTGTTAGTGTATATATGCTGCTGATTCCTGAAATTTAGATTATATTGGATGGATTGTCTGTTTATATTTGTTTGCCTTTCATTTTCAGTTTTAAGATACTTCCATCTTAATGCCCTATAAAACCAAGAAATTTTTCAACCCCGTAATTAACAACCAGTATGTTTTTGGTAGTATTACTGGTTCTGGTTGGTTCTCCTTTACAAAAGCTTAACTACATTGTTGCCCAGATTCAAGTTTATAACATTCAAATTTAGTATGATCAACTTTCTGCTAAAAACAGTAATTCCAACAAGCCAACGACTTTATCTGTAACATCTTCCATTTTCTATTTAGAAAACTGGTCCTATAAGTTCTTACCGAACTTGTTATGCTTCTGTGCAAAATAGATTTACTTCAGATGTCAAGATTAAGAGCATATCCATAGTTGGTGGAGCTGATGGAACAAGTCCTTCCAAGATGAGAGTGTAAGTTTACGCTTTTGAAGCAGCTATACTGTATTtggagtgattttttttattgagtaacTTATTAGCAATAATTCTATTTTATGATAAGAGAAATTACCAGCCTCTGCAACGCTCGTTTTTGGTTTGTTATTGGCTTTGATAACAACTGAGTTTAAAAGTAATGTTGCTTTTAGTTTACCATTTTATTATCTGGAGCATGATTTTGTCACAATTGTGATACTACCTTTCTTGTCGAGTCCAGCCTGTTAATGTGGTAAGGACTTATTTTAGATACCATCTTCTCTGTTATCCTTTCCCCATCTTCTATGCTGTTTGATTCTTGTGTTTTTTACCTGCTTAATcctatccttcgttgatacttGATACTTGTACAACTGAATTGTTTATATTCTCAGTTGGGTATCAGGGCAACCAGTATAAATATCTTAGTTAATGCTCATAGTCTCCTACTGAATGAAGTttcttatacattttttaatgagcaaacctttgtttttcttttgttgaattTAATCTCAGTAGGAAACTTTGTAAGATGAAAGATGAAACTAACAGTAGCTCTTTGTCGACCTCTTTCCGAATACTTACCTTCACATAAAGATAATGCAGTTTAGTATTTGGATCCACAATTTAATCTATTTTCCAAGTATCCCATTTACAGTCAATAGACACTTGATACCACctctatataatattttgtatttttgaaaataacatttatataaCTTGGACTAAATTGAATATTCAATTGCAGTAATTATTATCTTGCACAAAATGGCTGAACACTTCATATTGAATTAGGTTCATCAATCGAGAAGGAATTGACTTTTCAGATGCACAAAGCATGCAGGCTATTCAGGTATAGTTTCAAGGTTTTCAAGGAATTAATTGACAAATCCACACCACAACTTgtatgaaacatttttttttctcttgaaggAATGGGATTTGGTTGAGAATATGCAAGGAGTATTGGAATACCAGACAAGGTAATCATTACCTACTTCTCAATTCTCATTATAGTTATTCCATCACTTTGGCCTTTTCTACAAATACTTGTGCCAGAAAATATTGCAAAATATTCAATTAGTTAATAATACATGTATGCAATGCATTTTCTCTGTGGTATTAATGTAGTATATTCCCATACTATAACTAATTAGGGGCGGTACTGCTCTATGTCTTTGGAGTTTTCCAGTTTCTCTAACATCATGTTCTTTCAATGTATCTATCCTTTTGATTAGATATTCTAAATTTCAAAGCGTGGCAAATATTACCTTGCACTTTCCTGAGAATTTTGGTGGTGACACTACTAAAATACACTATATTGGCTTTAAAGGCGAAGCCACTCAGGTACTTTAACTGCTAAATTCATGGTTGCTGGTTGTTATAGTCTAGTGAGATTATTAAATATCTTGTTCATTGTGTAGTTGAAAAGGGATGTTGTTGCCACTATTGTTTATGAGCTTATGCCAAATCCTTCTGACCACAAGTAAGTATTGAACTCTTGGCATTATTATATTgttagttgatttttttatatccttCAATGCCATTCATTTATGTTGTGTGCATCAAGGAGGCTAGCAAGTTTGAAGTCTAATATCATTTCAAGAAAATTGGGTGGGGACACAACAATGATGTTGGATTCTCTAAATTAGGCATTTTTTTCCAGTATTTGCTTGATAGCAACATAGCTTGTCCTATTAGCAAATCATTGCCCTCTATAAATTTTCTTCTGCAAGTTCATTGATCTTAGTTTGTATATAGCTTCTGCAGTTAGTTGGTTTTAACCCTCTGAAATAATCCTACAACTAGAACCTTAATAGATGGTTCACAGTTCATTTGGTCAATTTAGAAAGGCGTCAATTCAAGATTTAAATGCGTTTCTGGGTTGTAATGCCCATTGTTAAATGTTTCTTAGATGATTGTTCTGGTGTCCATGTGAAGCATAGTTGCCTCATGTATGTGTGTGCGTGCAAGTGCAAGTGCAAGTGCAAGTGCATGCCTGTGCATCAATAAGATTGCATGTTTTTTTACATTGCAATGGTTGAAAGACTAGTATTCATGAGCTTTACTTTGGTATATATCTTTCATAATTTCTAacacttaattattttgtagGACACGTGCTGAAAGTGGAGGGGGTCTTTCTCACATAGAATGAAATAGTTACATTTACTGATGTTACTTAGTTACTTAATAACCATCGCCACCCAATCTCGTTCTCCTTGTTTCCACCCTCCCTAGACAAAAAAGTACAGCTGGACGTGGATAACTACAATATCGTGCAATGGAATATTT
The nucleotide sequence above comes from Glycine soja cultivar W05 chromosome 11, ASM419377v2, whole genome shotgun sequence. Encoded proteins:
- the LOC114373020 gene encoding PITH domain-containing protein 1, whose amino-acid sequence is MACLHDHSCEDHDCSSNWSLYKHIDLSKVTALNEANPGSVKSVFKAWEERLDSSGVHLESNEGDPELLVFIPFTSDVKIKSISIVGGADGTSPSKMRVFINREGIDFSDAQSMQAIQEWDLVENMQGVLEYQTRYSKFQSVANITLHFPENFGGDTTKIHYIGFKGEATQLKRDVVATIVYELMPNPSDHKTRAESGGGLSHIE